A region of the Desulfobacterales bacterium genome:
TTATACAAAGCAAAGTCATTGTAGGAAGCTTTGTAGTCGAGTTAGTTGCTATTGAATCTATCGAAAAAAATAAAAAATAGTTTTAGAGAAAATACTTTATTCGAAAATAATTTTTATGAATATCTTATTAATAAATCATTACGCTGGTTCCGTAGAACACGGTATGGAATATAGACCTTTTTATATGGCTCGTGAATGGAAAAAATTAGGGCATAAAACCCTAATAACAGCCGCTTCTTTTTCCCATGTAAGATCCAAACAGCCTGAATTTAAAAAAAAAATTTTTTACGAAAGTATCAAAGGGATCAATTATTTATGGCTAAAAACTCCATCTTATAATGGAAACGGAGTTGGTCGCATTTTTAATATGTTTAGCTTTATTTCAATGCTTTTTAAACAAGGCCAAGCAATCGCCCGTGAATTTAAACCAAAGGCCGTTATTGCATCTTCAACATACCCTCTTGACATTTTTCCAGCTTTTTATATTTCAAAACTTTCAAAGGCAAAACTTATTTTTGAAGTTCATGATTTATGGCCTTTATCTCCTAAAGAGTTGGGAGGCTATTCAAAATATCATCCTTTTATTCAAATCATGCAAATTGCCGAAGATTTTGCCTATAAACATGCCGACAAAATAGTGTCAATCCTCCCAAAAACAAAGGAATATATGATTTCAAGGGGTCTTGATCCTTTAAAATTTAATTACATACCAAACGGAGTTTTAATCGAAAATGAAACAAAGCATCTACCTGATGATATCCAAAAAATTTTGAAAAATTTAAAAAACAATGGAAAATTTCTTGTTTGTTATGCAGGCAGTCATGGACTTGCAAATGCTCTGGAATATTTTATTGATGCTGCCTATCTTTTAAAAGACGAAAATGTCGCTTTTATTTTAGTAGGAAGAGGCCCTGCTAAAGAAAGTTTAAAACAAAAAGCTTATAGTTTAAAAAATGTTTTCTTTTTCGATACTATACATAAACTTTCAATGCCGGATCTTTTATCATTTATGGACGCTTTATACATAGGCTTGAAAAAAGAAACTCTTTTTAGGTTTGGGATAAGTCCAAATAAACTCATGGACTATATGCTTGCTGGAAAACCTGTCATCCACGCGATTGACGCTGGAAACGATATTGTAAAAGAAAGCGGTTGTGGAATTTCCATTGAGCCTGAAAATCCCAATGCTGTCTATTCAGCTGTAAAAAATTTAATGGCTTTAGATAAAAATAGCCTTGAAATTATGGGAAATAAAGGTAAAGAATTTATTTTAAAAAATCACTCTTACTCAATTTTATCAGCACAATTTTTAGATGTTATAAAAGGAATATCAATTGAAAATTAGGGATGAATTCATAAGCTTTTCTCCTCCACTAATTGGTGATGAAGAAATAAACGAGGTTATTGATACTTTAAAATCAAATTGGATAACTACTGGTCCTAAAACAAAACGTTTTGAAAAAGAATTTGCTAATTATTTTAACGCTCCTTGCGCATTAGCCCTAAATTCATGCACAGCCAGCCTTCACCTTGCCCTTGCTGCAAATAATATAGGAGAAGGAGATGAAGTAATAACTACTCCCATGACATTTTCCGCTACTGTTAATGTAATTGAGCATGTCGGAGCTACTCCTGTTTTAGTTGATATTGAACCAGACACATTAAATATTGATGCAAAAAAAATAGAAGCTTCTATTACAAAAAAAACAAAAGCTATCATGGTAGTTCATTACGCTGGTCATCCGGTTGATCTTGATTCCGTATTTGAAATTGCAAAACAAAAAAAAATTGAAGTTATAGAAGATGCCGCCCATGCTGTTTCAGCAAAATATAAAGGGAAATATATAGGTTCTGGCGATAACCCTGTTGCATTTAGTTTTTATGCCACAAAAAATCTTACTACAGCTGAAGGAGGAATGCTTACTGGAAATTCTGACTTTATTGAAAAAGCGAGAATTTTAAGCCTTCACGGAATGAACAAAGACGCATGGAAGCGTTATGATAAAGCTGGATCTTGGTACTATGAAATTGTTTCTCCGGGTTTTAAATATAATATGACAGATATTCAGTCATCTATAGGTATCTGGCAGCTTAAAAAATTATCTGACTTTCAAAAAAAAAGAGAAAAAATTGTAGAAGCTTATAATTCAGCCTTTAAGGGAGTTAATGAAATCGAACTTCCAGTAAAAAAAGGAGATATAAAACACTCTTGGCATCTTTATGTTATTAAACTGAATTTAGATACATTGACTATTGATAGAGACATATTTATAAATGAACTAACCACAAGAAATATAGGAGCGTCTGTTCATTTTATACCGATTCATATTCATCCTTATTATAAAAATAAATATAAATTTAAAGCAGAAGACTTTCCAGTCGCATTAGAAAATTTTAAAAAAATAATTAGCCTGCCTTTAAATGCGGCATTAACTGATAATGAAGTTAATTATATAATTGAAGCTGTTTTAGATATTATACAGATATATAAAAAATGATAACTTCAAAGCGTATTTTTGATTTAACTTTTGCAGGGTTACTTTTTTTTATTTTATCCCCTGTTTTAGTTTCAATTGCTATTACAATAAAATTAAACGATAAAGGAAACGTTTTTTTTAAGCAGAAAAGAATCGGTTTTAAGGGAAAACCATTTTTAATGTATAAATTCAGAACTATGGTTAAAAATGCCGAAAAAATCGGGGGATCTCTTACAATCGGCAAAGATCCTCGAATTACTAAAATTGGATTTTGGCTAAGAAAATTTAAACTTGACGAAATTCCCCAGCTTATAAATGTAATTAATAATGAAATGAGCATTGTGGGCCCTCGGCCAGAAGTTCAAAAATATGTTGAATTGTATAATAATGAACAAAAAGAGGTATTAAATCTAATGCCAGGAATTACTGATCCTGCTTCAATAAAATATAGTAATGAAAGTGCTATTCTAAAAAAATTTTCCGATCCTGAGGATGCTTATATTAAAATAATAATGCCTGAAAAAATACAGATTAATTTAAATTATGCATCTTCCGCTACGATATGGACTGATTTTTATGTTATTTTACAAACCCTAAAAATTTTTGATATTCGATAAATAGTTACTTAAAAAAGGAAAGAAAAAAAACATGATTAAGCGTATTGAAGTATTCAAAGAAAATAGTTTCAGTGACAAGAGCTTTAAGAAATTTTTAGTTCATGACTCACCCTATTTCAAAATACTAAATTTTAATTTCAGTGCCGGCCAGGAATTACCCATTCATTCCCACGACATTGAGGGACAATTAGCCATCACAGTTCTTGAAGGCAACGGAGAATTTCTAGGTAAAGACAACTCTACTTTTTCGGCAAACACTGGTGATGTTCTTATTTCAGATATTAGTGAACCACACGGAATTAGAGCAAAAACAAACATGAGAGTATTGGTTACAATAGCACCGCCAATATGATACAATTTTTGCATTCATTTAATCAGGATTGATCTTATGGAAACAAAAGCTACATTCGTTAGTCTCATTCTATTTGGAGCATTTTATATTTGCATAGGAGCATACTTTCTAAACAAAGCACGAAGATCAGAGTTTTGGCCCAAAACATCAGCCACTATTAAACATTGCGCTATAGTTGAAGATTATGACGAGGCTCCTACTTTTCAGACAACTATTTCTTATTCATATACTATTAATAAGACTCAATATGACGGATATCAAATATATGACGGATATCAAGCAACTGGATCATACGAACCACATAAAGCTATTTATGAATATCTAAAAGATGCTCAAACTGTAGAAGTAAGATACAATCCATCAAATCCAAGTGATTCTGTCATTGCTTATGGTTTAAGCAAACAACATTTATCTTTTATTATTTTTGGCGGATTATTCGTATTAATAACGGTGATGGCCACATTATATAAATTTTCTCCAGATACATTTAACAATCCAATTTATTGGTTTGTGGTATGTTCAATATTTTTTTCTGGAGTTATCGGATACATAAAGCTGTTGGCTTCAGTCGAAGATAATATTATCCAACGAATTAAAATTTTGGGAAAAAATTAGTCTAAGTATCAAGGGAAATAAGCCCTTCTTTTAAAGCGAACTTTGTCAGTTCAGCTATGCTGAAAAGATTAAGTTTTTCCATAATTTGCCTACGGTGGGTTTCAACAGTTGATACGCTAACATGAAGCTTTGTAGCAATATCCTTTGTTTTTGAGCCTTCAGCTATTAATTGCAAGACTTCCCGCTCCCTTTCTGTTAAAATTTCTATTCCGTATTTTTCTGTTTCAGGCAAACGATTAAGATAGTCTTTTATTACAACCCCTGCGATTTTAGGACTAATATATATTTGTCCTTTCATTACGGTACTGATCGCATTAAATAATTCTTCTGATGCTGAATATTTAGGCAAATACGCGGAAACACCTGCTTTAAACATACCTACAACAAATCTTTTTTGGGTATGAATAGAAAGAGCTATAATTTTTGTTGATGGAAGTTCGGACATTATTTGACGAGATGCATCAATGCCATTTAATTCCGGCATACTTATATCCATAACTATAACATCTGGTTTTAGCTTTACAGCCAATTGAACAGCTTGCCTGCCATTTTTTGCTTCAGCAATAACTTCCATGCCTGATTTTTTGTCTATTAAAGCTTTTAAACCGTCTCTTATAATATCGTGGTCATCTGCAATTAATACTTTTATGGTCATAATTTAAAACACTTTTTTTGTAAAAATGTTCAGATTTAACAGGTAAAAATAAAGTTATATGAGTCCCTTTTGACGGAATTGAATTAATATCAATATAACCGCCATGATGACTCAATCTTTCACGAATGGAAAATAACCCAAAGCTTTTCTTTTTTTTATCATAGGTGTAAACATCAGAAGAGTTAAAACCTATTCCGTCATCTTCAATATCTATTTTTATTCCTTCATCATCTTTAATTGAAATAATAGCGTGTTTAGCATTAGCATGCTTCACCATATTAAAAAACAGCTCTCTTACAGCTTGAAAAAGAAGAACCCTTATACTTTCTTCCATCAAACTGTCGTTAAAATCGTCTTTAAACTCTATTTCAATACCGTACCTTTCTGTAATATCATCGGAAAGGGCTTCAATTGCTGCAGATAACCCTATTTCATAAAGAATATGAGGGCTTAATTCAAAAGTAAGGGATCTTGTATCATGAATCGTTTGCTCAATTAAGTCGCCTATTTCATCAATTTCTTTTGAAAATTTAGAACTAACTTGATTACGCAAAGAGCCTAATTTAATTCTTGATACAGTTAAAGTCTGACCTATACGATCATGTAATTCAACTGCTATTCTGCGCCGTTCTTTTTCTTCTATTAATAAAAGCTCAGAAGATAGGGAACGAAGTTTCCCTTGATATTTTAAAAGCTCTTCTTCAGCTCTCCACCTTGCACAAACATTAGCTAAAATTTCAGATAATGTTTTTAAAAGAGTTATATGATTTTGAGTCCATTTTTTTTTAGAAGTTGTTGAAGATACAGAAATTAGTCCGATCATTTCATTGTTATAAACCATGCTACTTGCAAGGGTTGCTTGAATACCTTCAGCTTTGAAAAGCTCTTTTAAAGAACTCGCTTCAGAAGGTAATGTATCTAAATTAGGAATTTGAAGAAGTCCATATTTTTCTAATTGTTTCCGAAACCAAGGAAAAAAATCTAATGGAAGATTTTGGTAATATTGAATATGTGGGGGCAAATGAGGCGCGCATATTTCATTAGTCATGTTCATATATTGGCGATCTTTTGAAAGCTGAAATACACAAAAATAATCTTCATGGAGAAACTCGCTTAAAATATTTAAAGCCCTATCAATGCCCTGGCTTATTTCATTCGTGGATAAATTTATAAACATGGATGAAATCGACGAAATAACATATTCATTCTCAAGAAGCTGGGATAACTCTTCCTCAAGCCATCTATGGGACTTATATGTTTTTCGTAAAACTGGACGAAATAT
Encoded here:
- a CDS encoding response regulator transcription factor, which produces MTIKVLIADDHDIIRDGLKALIDKKSGMEVIAEAKNGRQAVQLAVKLKPDVIVMDISMPELNGIDASRQIMSELPSTKIIALSIHTQKRFVVGMFKAGVSAYLPKYSASEELFNAISTVMKGQIYISPKIAGVVIKDYLNRLPETEKYGIEILTEREREVLQLIAEGSKTKDIATKLHVSVSTVETHRRQIMEKLNLFSIAELTKFALKEGLISLDT
- a CDS encoding DegT/DnrJ/EryC1/StrS aminotransferase family protein — encoded protein: MRDEFISFSPPLIGDEEINEVIDTLKSNWITTGPKTKRFEKEFANYFNAPCALALNSCTASLHLALAANNIGEGDEVITTPMTFSATVNVIEHVGATPVLVDIEPDTLNIDAKKIEASITKKTKAIMVVHYAGHPVDLDSVFEIAKQKKIEVIEDAAHAVSAKYKGKYIGSGDNPVAFSFYATKNLTTAEGGMLTGNSDFIEKARILSLHGMNKDAWKRYDKAGSWYYEIVSPGFKYNMTDIQSSIGIWQLKKLSDFQKKREKIVEAYNSAFKGVNEIELPVKKGDIKHSWHLYVIKLNLDTLTIDRDIFINELTTRNIGASVHFIPIHIHPYYKNKYKFKAEDFPVALENFKKIISLPLNAALTDNEVNYIIEAVLDIIQIYKK
- a CDS encoding GAF domain-containing sensor histidine kinase, with amino-acid sequence MKEILKKIFRPVLRKTYKSHRWLEEELSQLLENEYVISSISSMFINLSTNEISQGIDRALNILSEFLHEDYFCVFQLSKDRQYMNMTNEICAPHLPPHIQYYQNLPLDFFPWFRKQLEKYGLLQIPNLDTLPSEASSLKELFKAEGIQATLASSMVYNNEMIGLISVSSTTSKKKWTQNHITLLKTLSEILANVCARWRAEEELLKYQGKLRSLSSELLLIEEKERRRIAVELHDRIGQTLTVSRIKLGSLRNQVSSKFSKEIDEIGDLIEQTIHDTRSLTFELSPHILYEIGLSAAIEALSDDITERYGIEIEFKDDFNDSLMEESIRVLLFQAVRELFFNMVKHANAKHAIISIKDDEGIKIDIEDDGIGFNSSDVYTYDKKKKSFGLFSIRERLSHHGGYIDINSIPSKGTHITLFLPVKSEHFYKKSVLNYDHKSINCR
- a CDS encoding glycosyltransferase family 4 protein, whose product is MNILLINHYAGSVEHGMEYRPFYMAREWKKLGHKTLITAASFSHVRSKQPEFKKKIFYESIKGINYLWLKTPSYNGNGVGRIFNMFSFISMLFKQGQAIAREFKPKAVIASSTYPLDIFPAFYISKLSKAKLIFEVHDLWPLSPKELGGYSKYHPFIQIMQIAEDFAYKHADKIVSILPKTKEYMISRGLDPLKFNYIPNGVLIENETKHLPDDIQKILKNLKNNGKFLVCYAGSHGLANALEYFIDAAYLLKDENVAFILVGRGPAKESLKQKAYSLKNVFFFDTIHKLSMPDLLSFMDALYIGLKKETLFRFGISPNKLMDYMLAGKPVIHAIDAGNDIVKESGCGISIEPENPNAVYSAVKNLMALDKNSLEIMGNKGKEFILKNHSYSILSAQFLDVIKGISIEN
- a CDS encoding DUF3592 domain-containing protein; protein product: METKATFVSLILFGAFYICIGAYFLNKARRSEFWPKTSATIKHCAIVEDYDEAPTFQTTISYSYTINKTQYDGYQIYDGYQATGSYEPHKAIYEYLKDAQTVEVRYNPSNPSDSVIAYGLSKQHLSFIIFGGLFVLITVMATLYKFSPDTFNNPIYWFVVCSIFFSGVIGYIKLLASVEDNIIQRIKILGKN
- a CDS encoding sugar transferase yields the protein MITSKRIFDLTFAGLLFFILSPVLVSIAITIKLNDKGNVFFKQKRIGFKGKPFLMYKFRTMVKNAEKIGGSLTIGKDPRITKIGFWLRKFKLDEIPQLINVINNEMSIVGPRPEVQKYVELYNNEQKEVLNLMPGITDPASIKYSNESAILKKFSDPEDAYIKIIMPEKIQINLNYASSATIWTDFYVILQTLKIFDIR
- a CDS encoding ectoine synthase; translated protein: MKRIEVFKENSFSDKSFKKFLVHDSPYFKILNFNFSAGQELPIHSHDIEGQLAITVLEGNGEFLGKDNSTFSANTGDVLISDISEPHGIRAKTNMRVLVTIAPPI